A genome region from Candidatus Rokuibacteriota bacterium includes the following:
- a CDS encoding FAD-dependent oxidoreductase yields MPRVLPVEDEEASAQIARLFTRRGVTVRTGVKVAKVTPGKGSVTVEIDADGKRETLTAAQVLMAVGRAARTKGIGLEALGVTMDRGLVTVSPTMETSVKGIFAVGDMAGRQMLAHKAMAEGVVAAEAIAGRSPRPVDYGNVPSCTYCRPQVASIGLSEAAAKADGREVSVGRFPFTANGKAVALGETEGFLKVVADKRTGEILGVHIVGPEATELIHEFAVGRTLEATLEEFIHTIHAHPTLSEASLEATLAALGQAIHV; encoded by the coding sequence CTGCCGCGCGTGCTGCCGGTCGAGGACGAGGAAGCCTCGGCCCAGATCGCGCGGCTCTTCACCCGCCGGGGCGTGACCGTGCGCACGGGCGTCAAGGTCGCGAAGGTCACGCCGGGCAAGGGAAGCGTCACCGTGGAGATCGACGCCGACGGCAAGCGCGAGACGCTCACGGCCGCGCAGGTGCTCATGGCCGTCGGGCGCGCCGCCAGGACGAAGGGCATCGGGCTCGAAGCCCTCGGCGTGACGATGGACCGCGGCCTCGTGACGGTGTCACCCACGATGGAGACCTCGGTGAAGGGGATCTTCGCCGTCGGCGACATGGCGGGGCGCCAGATGCTGGCGCATAAGGCCATGGCCGAGGGCGTGGTCGCGGCCGAGGCCATCGCGGGCCGGTCGCCGCGCCCGGTGGACTACGGCAATGTCCCCTCGTGCACGTACTGCCGCCCCCAGGTCGCGTCCATCGGTCTCTCCGAAGCCGCGGCAAAGGCCGACGGACGCGAGGTCAGCGTGGGCCGCTTCCCCTTCACGGCCAACGGCAAGGCGGTGGCGCTGGGGGAGACGGAGGGCTTCTTAAAGGTCGTGGCCGACAAGCGGACGGGGGAAATCCTGGGGGTCCACATCGTGGGTCCCGAGGCGACGGAGCTGATCCACGAATTCGCGGTGGGGCGGACGCTCGAGGCCACGCTCGAGGAGTTCATTCACACCATCCACGCACATCCGACCCTGTCCGAGGCCTCGCTCGAAGCCACGCTCGCCGCGCTCGGCCAGGCCATTCACGTTTAG